A stretch of the Dyella telluris genome encodes the following:
- the aceE gene encoding pyruvate dehydrogenase (acetyl-transferring), homodimeric type, whose translation MDQLDDILHQDLDPTETQEWVESLNAVISHDGTERAHYLLEKMVDSTRRAGGYLPFNPTTEYVNTISPGNEAKMPGDAAMEWRIRTLIRWNAMAMVVRANRKPGELGGHIASFASSATLYDVGFNHFWRAPSADHPGDLVFHQGHSSPGVYARSFLEGRISEEQLDLFRMEVAGKGHGLSSYPHPWLMPDYWQVPTVSMGLGPIQAIYQAQFWKYLEHRGLMPKTDRKIWCFMGDGETDEPESLGAISLAGREGLDNLVFVINANLQRLDGPVRGNGKIIQELEGVFRGAGWNAIKVVWGSYWDPLLARDTKGVLRKLMMETVDGEYQACKAFGGAYTREHFFNKYPETREMVANLSDDDIWRLNRGGHDPHKVYAAYDQATKTKGMPTVILAKTVKGYGMGAAGESQNPTHQQKKLDADAVRHFRDRFNIPVTDDKLADVPYYHPGKNSPEVEYMMERRRALGGFLPQRRRTSDIKLKTPELAAFEQITKGSGEREISTTMALVRGMNLMLRDKQIGERIVPIVADEARTFGMEGMFRQIGIYAPFGQKYRPQDADQLLYYREDQKGQVLQEGISEAGGMAAWMAAATSYSISNQPMLPFFVYYSMFGFQRIGDLAWAAGDMRARGFLIGGTAGRTTINGEGLQHEDGHSHLLAGAIPSVKSYDPTFSYEVAVILQDGTRRMLQEQQDVYYYLTVMNENYSHPDMPAGVEEGIIKGMYLFKDAGKPKKGEPRVQLLGSGTILREVIAAAELLEKDFGVTADIWSCPSYAELRRDGFDAERWNRLHPEDEQRVPYVTSLLQGRQGPAIAATDYVREYSDQIRAFMPDGMHYTVLGTDGYGRSDTRAHLRGFFEVDRYWIAQAALAALAKEGKVNAKDVARAIKTYKLDPDKPNPETV comes from the coding sequence ATGGATCAGCTCGACGACATCCTTCATCAAGACCTCGACCCGACCGAAACCCAGGAATGGGTCGAGTCGCTCAACGCCGTCATCAGTCACGATGGCACCGAGCGCGCGCATTACCTCTTGGAGAAGATGGTCGATTCGACGCGCCGGGCCGGCGGCTACCTGCCGTTCAACCCGACCACCGAATACGTCAACACCATTTCGCCGGGCAACGAAGCCAAGATGCCGGGCGATGCGGCGATGGAATGGCGCATCCGTACGCTGATCCGCTGGAACGCGATGGCGATGGTCGTGCGCGCCAACCGCAAGCCGGGCGAACTGGGCGGCCATATCGCTTCCTTCGCTTCGTCGGCCACGCTGTATGACGTGGGCTTCAATCATTTCTGGCGCGCACCGAGCGCCGATCACCCGGGCGACCTGGTGTTCCACCAGGGCCACTCCAGCCCGGGCGTGTATGCGCGTTCCTTCCTTGAAGGCCGCATCTCCGAAGAACAGCTCGACCTCTTCCGCATGGAAGTGGCCGGCAAGGGTCATGGCCTGTCCTCGTATCCGCACCCGTGGCTGATGCCGGACTACTGGCAGGTACCGACGGTGTCGATGGGCCTGGGCCCGATCCAGGCGATCTACCAGGCGCAGTTCTGGAAGTATCTGGAACACCGCGGCCTGATGCCCAAGACCGACCGCAAGATCTGGTGCTTCATGGGCGACGGCGAAACCGACGAGCCCGAGTCGCTCGGCGCCATTTCGCTGGCCGGCCGCGAAGGCCTGGACAACCTGGTGTTCGTGATCAACGCCAACCTGCAGCGCCTGGACGGTCCGGTGCGCGGCAACGGCAAGATCATCCAGGAACTGGAAGGCGTGTTCCGTGGCGCTGGCTGGAATGCCATCAAGGTGGTCTGGGGCAGCTACTGGGATCCGCTCCTCGCCCGCGACACCAAGGGCGTGCTGCGCAAGCTGATGATGGAAACCGTCGACGGCGAGTACCAGGCGTGCAAGGCCTTCGGTGGCGCGTATACGCGCGAGCACTTCTTCAACAAGTACCCCGAAACCCGCGAGATGGTCGCCAACCTGTCCGACGACGACATCTGGCGCCTCAACCGCGGCGGTCATGACCCGCACAAGGTGTATGCGGCGTACGACCAGGCCACCAAGACCAAGGGCATGCCCACCGTGATCCTCGCCAAGACGGTGAAGGGTTACGGCATGGGCGCGGCCGGCGAATCGCAGAACCCGACGCACCAGCAGAAGAAGCTGGACGCCGACGCCGTGCGCCACTTCCGCGACCGTTTCAACATTCCGGTGACGGACGACAAGCTGGCCGACGTGCCGTACTACCACCCGGGCAAGAACTCGCCGGAAGTGGAGTACATGATGGAGCGTCGCCGTGCGCTGGGCGGCTTCCTGCCGCAGCGTCGCCGCACCTCGGACATCAAGCTCAAGACGCCGGAACTGGCGGCGTTCGAGCAGATCACCAAGGGCTCGGGCGAGCGCGAGATCTCCACCACCATGGCGCTGGTGCGCGGCATGAACCTCATGCTGCGCGACAAGCAGATCGGCGAGCGCATCGTGCCCATCGTGGCCGACGAAGCGCGCACGTTCGGCATGGAAGGCATGTTCCGCCAGATCGGCATCTACGCGCCGTTCGGCCAGAAGTACCGTCCGCAGGACGCCGACCAGCTGCTGTACTACCGCGAAGACCAGAAGGGCCAGGTGCTGCAGGAAGGCATCTCCGAGGCCGGCGGCATGGCCGCCTGGATGGCCGCGGCCACCAGCTACAGCATCAGCAACCAGCCGATGCTGCCGTTCTTCGTGTACTACTCCATGTTCGGTTTCCAGCGCATCGGCGACCTGGCCTGGGCGGCCGGCGACATGCGTGCGCGCGGCTTCCTGATCGGCGGCACCGCCGGCCGTACCACCATCAACGGTGAAGGCCTGCAGCACGAAGACGGTCACTCGCACCTGCTCGCCGGTGCGATCCCCAGCGTGAAGTCGTACGACCCGACGTTCTCCTACGAAGTCGCGGTGATCCTGCAGGACGGCACGCGCCGCATGCTGCAGGAACAGCAGGACGTGTACTACTACCTGACCGTGATGAACGAGAACTACAGCCATCCGGACATGCCCGCGGGCGTCGAGGAAGGCATCATCAAGGGCATGTACCTGTTCAAGGATGCCGGCAAGCCGAAGAAGGGCGAGCCGCGCGTGCAGCTGCTGGGTTCGGGCACCATCCTGCGCGAAGTCATTGCCGCCGCCGAGCTGCTTGAGAAGGACTTCGGCGTCACCGCCGACATCTGGTCCTGCCCGAGCTACGCCGAGCTGCGTCGTGACGGTTTCGACGCCGAACGCTGGAACCGCCTGCATCCGGAAGACGAGCAGCGCGTGCCGTACGTGACGAGCCTGCTGCAGGGCCGTCAGGGTCCGGCCATCGCCGCCACCGACTACGTGCGCGAGTACTCCGACCAGATCCGCGCCTTCATGCCGGACGGCATGCATTACACCGTGCTCGGCACCGATGGCTACGGTCGTTCGGATACCCGTGCGCACCTGCGTGGCTTCTTCGAAGTCGATCGTTACTGGATCGCCCAGGCCGCCCTCGCCGCCTTGGCGAAGGAAGGCAAGGTCAACGCGAAGGACGTGGCCCGCGCCATCAAGACCTACAAGCTGGATCCGGACAAGCCGAATCCCGAAACGGTCTGA
- the ubiM gene encoding 5-demethoxyubiquinol-8 5-hydroxylase UbiM, which produces MNVDIAIVGAGPAGLCLARSLADTGLSILVIEQQSLDVLREPPFDGREIALTPRSVRILRDLGIWQRLGPADASPLRSARVLNGHLRQGLHVVPTGRHDATLGFLVPNDRIRRAAFASIEHEPRVTLACNTSVEGVTLHGTSAHLRLSHGDEVAARLVITADSRFSRVRRDAGIAADMHDFGKTMLVCRMALEKPHGDEALEWFGHAQTLAALPLRNGEASMVVTLPPRDMQRLMDMDDEAFNTEMRHRFDHYFGEMRITSTRHTYPLVGVYARRFVGPRFALLGDAAVGMHPVTAHGFNFGLRGVETLATLIGRAVSSGRDMASPELLRRYQRMHRRATWPLYAATMAIVSLYTDDRPLLRRARSALLQASQALPPVRHAIARALAADNHSASRLDRHRR; this is translated from the coding sequence ATGAACGTGGATATCGCCATCGTCGGCGCCGGCCCCGCCGGCCTGTGCCTTGCCCGGTCCCTGGCCGACACCGGGCTCAGCATCCTGGTGATCGAACAGCAGTCACTGGACGTGCTGCGCGAACCGCCGTTCGACGGCCGCGAAATCGCCCTCACGCCGCGTTCGGTGCGGATCCTCCGAGACCTTGGCATCTGGCAGCGCCTGGGGCCAGCGGATGCCTCGCCGTTACGCAGTGCACGCGTGCTCAACGGACACCTGCGACAAGGCCTGCATGTCGTCCCCACGGGCAGGCACGACGCAACCCTGGGTTTCCTCGTTCCCAATGACCGCATCCGTCGTGCGGCGTTTGCCAGCATCGAGCACGAACCGCGCGTCACGCTGGCGTGCAACACGTCGGTGGAAGGGGTCACGCTGCATGGCACATCCGCCCACCTTCGCCTGTCGCACGGCGACGAGGTGGCGGCACGACTGGTGATCACCGCGGACAGCCGCTTCTCGCGCGTGCGGCGCGATGCCGGCATCGCGGCCGACATGCACGACTTCGGCAAGACCATGCTGGTCTGTCGCATGGCGCTGGAAAAACCTCATGGCGACGAAGCGCTGGAATGGTTCGGCCATGCCCAGACGCTGGCCGCGCTGCCCCTGCGCAACGGGGAAGCCTCCATGGTGGTCACACTGCCGCCGCGCGATATGCAGCGACTGATGGACATGGACGACGAGGCTTTCAACACGGAGATGCGTCACCGCTTCGATCACTACTTCGGCGAGATGCGGATCACCTCGACGCGTCACACCTATCCACTGGTGGGTGTATACGCGCGTCGGTTCGTCGGACCGCGCTTCGCACTGCTCGGCGACGCCGCGGTGGGCATGCATCCGGTGACGGCACATGGCTTCAACTTCGGGTTGCGCGGGGTGGAAACGCTGGCCACGCTGATCGGCCGGGCCGTGAGCAGCGGCCGTGACATGGCGTCCCCGGAGCTCCTGCGTCGCTACCAGCGCATGCACCGTCGCGCCACCTGGCCGCTTTATGCGGCCACCATGGCCATCGTCAGCCTGTATACCGACGATCGCCCCCTGCTGCGTCGCGCCCGCTCGGCACTCCTGCAGGCCAGCCAGGCCCTGCCGCCTGTCCGGCATGCCATCGCACGCGCGCTTGCCGCAGACAACCACAGCGCTTCCAGACTGGACCGACATCGCCGCTGA